gaaagggAAAATTAAAGGATATGGAGATGATGAGATTGTGGGCTGTGATGACAATCTTTGCTCTTGTTTTGGCCTTGGTAGCTCCGACAAATGGCCAAGTCCCTGCGCCGGCACCCGCCCCTTCAAGCGATGGTAAGTTTCGTTTTTCTGGTCCAACTTTCAGTCCGTTTAGGATCATTGGATAGCGGGATTTGATGGGTTTTGCTCTCTCACTCGCTGTTCATCCAATAGTTTCAGATACACTTCAagatatgatattttctttttgttgttgtagTCAATTATCGtagtaaaagacaaaaatcTGTGGtgaatactaattaactatGATTTTGTAAGGATTGTTAGCTAATGTTTTTGAAGACTAGGCCAAAAAAAACTAACTGCCTTAGCTAAATCCCATGAGCAAATGTTTACATCATAGCTAAACACCATACAAATGTTGATTAATCGTGATCAAAATATCGGTTTCGgcattgaatttgttttaaGACATGGTGAGTTATAATGTAGGaaataaatgattgaaaaaaaatgataaaaactgggtgtttttccttttgtaattaatgatgatggttggttgattcttgaaattgtGATTTTGCAGGGGTAGCAATTGATCAAGGAATAGCATATGTGCTAATGCTGGTTGCTTTGGCCATCACCTACATCATTCATTGATCACAAACTATTTGTATAGCGCTAGACACATTGATTTCTGAGCTGGATTGCTTATTTCTTACATGTGATTCAAACCCTACATCAATTCTTTCTGAAAttggatttgttttcttcttctgttgTTTCTGCCCATTTCTCTATTCTTTTCTCATTCTTTCTTCCTATGTAGAAGAGAACCGGTTCAAATGTTTTGATGACTTCTTTTCTTTGCGCATGTCCATTTGTTTCTCTATTTATAAACTCACACCACACATACATCAAACACAGTAAAAATCAGTGTCAAGTTTTTACCATAATCAAATTTGACAAGACCTAAACAAATCAACGttcagtttaaaaaaaataaccaatcaGTGTATTATATTTGCTGTGTAAATATTATGATCCTGCGGGACTTGATTTGAATAAGACAAGAGTAAGAAGCAGCAATTTGTTGGCTAGATATGATGGTTCGTAAGGACGCTCACTCTCAGCCATATAATCACGGCTTGATTTCTTCTGCCAATATGATGGTTGCgggatttatataatttgagaatatCTTTATAAGCTTGATTACACAAACATATTATGGTCCGACACCCTATTTAAGATAACGCCACGTGGTCCTGCGTACGaacatttgaatttataaataccacTGTTAGAAAGTATTTATTGTACGTCATTATTAATATGCTCTCGACCACATTAACTCTTCTAAATCGCTTTTGACCATCTTTTCACCTTCACTAACTTAGGCATTGGAGTGTCTTAGTTAAGGGGTCCTCTTAACTAACCTgacaattttcatttgatattaGAAACCATGTTTTTGGGTAGCTTAGGGCCGGCTCGACCTCATATAGGAAGGAAGTTCTAGAAGCCTCCGGATCACCTTCCATGTAtggaaaatatcaaattcgAGAAGGTATATAGCCACATGAATTTAACccattttaaaaactttttttttttaaatttttttaggaaaactCTGTAactatatcaatttttatattaggataaattgaatttgattaacCCCTAAATATATTAGGTGAAGACCCAGCCTATTAATTAGTGTGATCTAGTTAAGTCAAGAATAGCAACGCCATCAGTCATTACGTTGCAATTAGTTAACAATAATTACTAATAAGTACCAATTAGCCGACCTAGTTTGCtactacaaatatattttatcttattacactttacatatatatatatatatatattagccGCTGTGACATGAcatttttatgtgtatataataaataattttaacatacgttataaataacaataaaacagataaattaACACACTATAtttcaaaccaaaaaagaaaagatcaacTTAAAGGTATTATTGACACAAGAACGAAATTGATGTAGTTGTGTCATAACTCGTCGTTTGTGTGTAAAAgatattttgtgtatatatattagtatagttagtatatatatatagataaaccAGCAtatcacatttaaaaaaaaataaaaaaataaaaagaaagaaagaaagaaagaaaagaaaaaaaaaatttaaggtaCTATTGACACAACAAACAAATTGGTATAGTGGTGTCACACTTTTCCGATTATAAGTAAAAagtgcattttctttttatattagtataagatATAGATAATTATTCGCCCATGAGTgcataatgcaattaaaaattgattttttattgatatagatgctaaattatctttttcatttacAATTCTTAGATAAATATACTGGCGCAATGttttaacaaacaaattatgaGGCTAAAAACGGATAGAAAGACACTGAGCTAGCTTCttatttagaaattgaagaagtGGAGGTTGTCAGTACgtattttagtattttctttgttcataCGACATTAATCCAACAATTCAGTAGGAGATGAAACATAAGTTGGGAATAGAGAATCTCATCTGTCGTTTTATTGCACTCATACACCATCAACCAAATAAAACCCCATCACATCTAGTCGTTCACAAACGACCATATATGGTAATACCATCACCTAGAGGTACTTGAGAAATTTGTACACGAGCATCAGCTGCCAAGTACTTGTTAAACTCGATAGCATCGCTCCTCGTTCCCAACCTTCTCACCGGAGCCAAGTGCTCAGCCATTGCAACTGTCCCTCCCCAAAGCGTGTTATCGTAAATAACTATTCCTCCAGGTTTCAACAGCTCCAACACTCTCTCgtggtagtttgtgtaattaacTTTATCAGCATCGACGAAAGCAAAGTCAAAGGTTTCTCTATTCTCGAACTGCACAAAAAATGTAGGTCGAAACCAAATGATATATTGTTAGATGAGCTAAGaatattacttttatgtaTCATGTCATGAATAGATATGTGTTGTGGTTCTTACATCTTTCAGTAATTGATCAAGAATTGGAAGAGCCTCAGACTCGATAAAATTGATCTTGTGCTTGACCCCAACCTTCTCAATTACAGGCAATCCGATCTCATAAGCACTCCGGTCCACGTCTATGGCAGTAATCTGCAAAACTGaatgtttttaatttgatatattatggCTTGTAAGATATGTTTCGTGCAAGAAATATGATGGAAACCGCATGCAGTAACCTTTCCGTCGTCAGGAATTGTAAGGGCAGTCAAGAGCAGGGAATATCCAGTAAAGACTCCAATTTCAATTGTCTTTTTCGCATTAATTAGCTTTAAGATCAAGGTCATAAACTGACCAGCATCAGGTGCAGTACCCATGACGGCCCTggtgaaaaagataaatatttactttatgaTTTAACCACTATGATAAAACCAAACAGAGATGCTATGCAATCAGACTCCGCAAGAAGCTGAGTACAAGCGGCTGCATTTCATCATATTGTTTCACAAGTGATGAATGATCAAGTTTCGATTTTAGTGTTCATATCACTCGAAGACATCACAGTCATTAATATCTTCATTTCTAGTCCCAGTACTAAAGCTAAATGCAAGAGGGCCccctatgaatataataataggCAGAAAATCCCTTgtagaaagaagaaaaagcaaTCCAACCCCCTCAACTCGCGATAACCtaaacttttaataaaaaggtGAAGCAACTCCCTAATGAACTCGATTAgcgaatttcttttttaaaagtttaagaGACGttgctattttgtttttattcaaGAAGGTTTTGTGCTTTTGCTCCTACCAGTGTTctcaaattattatcaatgGAAATATTAGTTCAAAAGTTTGAGCAAGATTTAGAGAGAAAGCAATTACAAGGGATGAGTGGAAGTGAGAGCTCTTAGCTCCTTGAGAGATTCGGCTTCACGTGGATACACACTCGTCTCCAATAAATACTTCGTTAAAGAAACATTGAGTGATTAGTTTTACGTCAAAATCGTAAAAACAATAGAACGATTTCAAGAAAATCGACCAAAGAGTGGGTAGCTACCTTGTATAACTCTGTTGTTTGCAGCAAACCTTTGTCCATAAAGGTAGTGATCCTCTTTGCTTTGTTTTCCATCACACTCTTTACAAACACCAACTGCAGCAACAAGTAAAATCCTCAAACACACAATGGACATGAATCCTGAAGATAATGACTGTACATCAACTGAGGCGAGCAAAGTTGGAAAAGCTGAAGATGTGCACAAGTCAAAAGTGCCCGAAATTTAATGTAAAACACCAAGTTCAACTAGATTTAACTTAGTCCACGAAAAAGAAACGTCATGATCATGCGGACATGGGTTCAAATCCGGGTAttagtctatttttaataatagtggCCAGTCAATTATGAAGATTATTAGATGGTGATATGTTGATTGGTGCAGTTGTTCACATaagattgtaatttaaaaaagtgtATAACACCAAGCATAGTAATCCCAATATCCCTTGCATATTCCAATTTATTCaggattgaaaaaattataatcacaGAAAATAGATGCAAAATCAGTTGATCAAttcaagttaaaaaaattgaaacttgaAACAGGAAAGCAACCCTAAGCCtatatataaacaagaaaTCATTGGAAAACGATAAAACCCCTTTTGAGAACAAGACAACACATGCATATGCACAACATCTGGAACTCAAATAAGGCTGTCAAGAATTCATCACAAACAACTACTTTTCCAGCAAATTAAAGATGAACACAGattgaaatttgatgaaattgtatacagagagagagagagagagagagagagagagagagagaagtacTTGGTGTGTTGGGCGTGAAGAAGTGAGGTGGAGAGGTCCAAGTCTAGAAGATTACACGCAGCAGTGTTGTCGTTCCTCTTTAATAAACATTATAGGCGCCTGTTAAAGACAAACTTGTGATACgtataattactatatatatttactttcttTGTTGAATACAGAAGATTTATCCTTAAAAAGTGTCACAAAATGTATTGTAAAAGGACATTTTGGATCAATTGAAATAAGAACAATTTTTGACTTGTGATATGACATGtgttaattggattttttattctaaatttggggataattatatttactccatttacacaaactaccgTTATCATTTAGAACGTTATAGAAACCACACATAGCTACTTTTCTTGgcaaaaataatcaataaaaactGGGAAATATCCCTTTTAACTtggtcaaattttaatataattattcaaaaatacaaaaataccctCCGATAGTATTTCTGTAATTACCAAAAGTTAGAGATTATATTacgatatattaataaaattattactaaattataaatttaaataaaaaaattatcacacttgtataaattattttgaattattaaaattaaaagattatttatcctctatctttattaaaattaaaatggggGATTCCGTTAAAAAATTGAGGCTGGCGTTAAGTTTTTAACGAAATTCCCCCTTTGatcctgaaattgaaaaagaaatccacttatgggactaaatgtgcaaATTGACCTGAGTgtgggattaaaattaaaaacatgtccgcttatgagaccaaaaatataatttacccttccTTCCTCAGTCCCCCACACTCCCTTTCCTTACTCACCCCCACCCTCCACCACCCCTTTCCTTCTCTCCCCTACCAACTCCCTTTCCTTCTTCTCCACTCACCATCCGATGCCATAACTCCCCAATCTGCCACCAGCTCGACTTGTCGTCAGACGCCATctcccttctttttttttattcaaatataaatctGTTTGGCCAGGTCTGGCCGATTTTCACCGATTTTGTTGGGTTTTTTATCGGATTATGTTGGGTTTAACCTTCTCGATTTTTACACTCATACTCGGACCGACCTTAGGTTCGTTTCCTAATTGAACCAACGAGCCCACTccgaatttaaaaatatgttttgcTCGTCCTTAATTACTATCTCGTGTGAATGATCGTATGCTAAAATAATAGCAacagagaaaattataatgatgtataattaatattactaaaataaggTGAagttctataaaataaaaaatacacattACATATATTGCACGTGATActttctaatattaaaaaagaaaaaaaaaatttaccccAAGACTAATAAAATGCAGCGCAGGAAATGATTATATCAAGATCTCTTCTACATTGAAAGCGTTATTAGCATTTTACTTAAAATGAACATTACACAATCCCTCAACTTTTAAGAAATTTACTACCTCTGATATCGTAACATGCATCGCGtcttttcaaaagaaatacaaaaagtgTCTGGGGGAACTTTTTGCTTATTAGACTTTTTACGAATAAGAAAAGACCACTCGTTTTATTACACGCATACACCATCAATCGAAAACGGACCCTCACATCTCTTTGCTCACAGACGCCAACAAATAGTAATCCCATCACCGACAGGAACTTGAGAAATTTGGACCCGAGCATCAGCTGCCAAGTACTTGTTAAACTCAATCACAGCGTTCCTCATTGCTAGTCTGCTCTTAGGAACCAAGTCCTCAGGCGTGACAACTGACCCTCCCCAAAGCGTATTATCGTAAATAACTACTCCTCCAGGTTTCAAAAACTCCAACAGTCTCTCATGGTAGTTCTTATAATTGTCTTTGTCAGCATCAACGAAAGCGAAGTCAAAGGTTCCTTTGTTCTCGGGCTGTTCC
This Sesamum indicum cultivar Zhongzhi No. 13 linkage group LG5, S_indicum_v1.0, whole genome shotgun sequence DNA region includes the following protein-coding sequences:
- the LOC105161833 gene encoding probable caffeoyl-CoA O-methyltransferase At4g26220, with amino-acid sequence MENKAKRITTFMDKGLLQTTELYKYLLETSVYPREAESLKELRALTSTHPLAVMGTAPDAGQFMTLILKLINAKKTIEIGVFTGYSLLLTALTIPDDGKITAIDVDRSAYEIGLPVIEKVGVKHKINFIESEALPILDQLLKDFENRETFDFAFVDADKVNYTNYHERVLELLKPGGIVIYDNTLWGGTVAMAEHLAPVRRLGTRSDAIEFNKYLAADARVQISQVPLGDGITIYGRL